A genomic segment from Roseibium algicola encodes:
- a CDS encoding tripartite tricarboxylate transporter substrate binding protein translates to MKKTVATILVALLGAAGSAAAQSPADFPNKPMTYIIPFNAGGESDISARFQQSEWENVTGQQVVIQYQPGAGGAQAWSQLNSLPGDGYTIMGINMPHTVLQPLAGSVGYATEDLTPVHYFHYTPDAIFVRAESQFNTLGELIEYAKANPGLVTFAGSGSNSSNNLAAIRFNSQADVVTTYVPFSGTGPSITAVLGGSTMAGFNYATSGISQGDALRMLAVAAEERLPAFPDVPTFKELGYDIVGGAYRGVAVPASTPEDLRQSISDIVSKINSQPDFVKKMEDGGFVLTDIGYDKMDDFVAKRVEEYTEGAKALGIIQ, encoded by the coding sequence GCCGGCAGATTTCCCGAACAAGCCGATGACCTACATTATTCCGTTCAATGCAGGCGGGGAATCCGACATTTCTGCCCGGTTCCAGCAGTCCGAATGGGAGAACGTAACCGGTCAGCAGGTCGTCATCCAGTATCAGCCCGGCGCGGGCGGTGCGCAGGCCTGGTCCCAGCTGAATTCGCTACCGGGCGACGGCTACACAATCATGGGCATCAACATGCCGCATACCGTGCTTCAGCCGCTTGCCGGTTCGGTGGGATATGCCACTGAGGACCTGACGCCAGTGCACTATTTCCACTATACGCCGGACGCAATCTTCGTGCGCGCGGAAAGCCAATTCAACACGCTTGGCGAACTGATCGAATACGCCAAGGCCAATCCGGGCCTCGTCACCTTCGCAGGATCGGGTTCTAATTCGTCGAACAATCTCGCTGCGATCCGCTTCAACAGTCAGGCTGACGTGGTGACGACATATGTTCCTTTCTCCGGAACAGGCCCTTCAATCACCGCGGTCCTTGGCGGCTCGACGATGGCAGGTTTCAACTATGCGACTTCCGGCATCAGCCAGGGGGATGCGCTCAGGATGCTTGCGGTCGCGGCGGAAGAACGTCTGCCCGCCTTCCCCGACGTGCCAACTTTCAAGGAACTTGGCTATGACATCGTCGGCGGTGCCTACCGCGGCGTTGCGGTTCCGGCCTCGACCCCCGAGGATCTGCGCCAGAGCATTTCCGACATCGTGTCGAAGATCAATTCGCAGCCGGATTTCGTCAAGAAGATGGAAGACGGCGGCTTCGTTCTGACCGACATTGGCTATGACAAGATGGATGACTTCGTCGCCAAACGGGTCGAGGAATATACCGAGGGCGCGAAAGCGCTGGGTATCATTCAGTAA
- a CDS encoding tripartite tricarboxylate transporter permease, whose translation MDILGYLLDALTPFNLMLALVGVVLGTVIGALPGLSATMAVAVLVPFTFTMDPAAGLIALGAIYTGAIYGGAFAAILVNTPGTPSAIATTFDGFPMAKRGDGGLAISLATIASVSGGIIGALALLMLAPPLAKVALAFGPTEYFWLAVFGLTLIAALSVGNTIKGLIGACIGLFLSMVGVAVVGGDVRYTMGMQRFLSGIDLTSAIIGLYCVPVILDLVATADPHLKPSATGGLRLMEGTRKAIASKFNILRSSIIGTVIGILPGAGGSIAGLVSYSEARRSSGEPESFGKGNPEGVIATEAANNATVGGGFIPTLVLGIPGTPPDAIILGALLVQGIKIGPTLFTTDAPVVYTFIWGLLIATVLMLPVGLLIGRYAYNSIIKVPKSVLAPTVALLTIIGSFAIHSNVEDSQLMVALGILAWILNRYGFQPSPIVLGLVLGSIAEQGFVQTWLIGNASGRIPEMFFGRPISIGIICVALLTLLFPIWSEWKAKRRRQLEVAGAVVEDAGAGIEPEGKTRNLPSMVIAALLIALGVWTYTAAGSMSPLGSVFPKTISVALMVFSAMLIVQHIRRPTGPASTNPAFDSGTRRRTALGAVMMAWVIAMPGIGFLATSLVAFGLIMAIADYDRPAVRVWLIWSVAGIAICTGFWWLMANVLLLRMPAGLLF comes from the coding sequence ATGGACATTCTCGGCTACCTTCTGGACGCCCTGACGCCGTTCAACCTGATGCTCGCGCTTGTCGGCGTGGTCCTCGGAACGGTGATTGGCGCACTGCCCGGACTCTCGGCGACCATGGCGGTGGCCGTGCTTGTCCCCTTCACATTCACCATGGATCCCGCCGCGGGCCTGATTGCCCTCGGCGCGATCTACACGGGCGCCATTTACGGCGGCGCCTTTGCCGCAATCCTTGTGAATACGCCCGGAACACCCTCGGCGATCGCGACGACGTTCGATGGCTTCCCCATGGCCAAGCGTGGCGATGGCGGGCTTGCAATTTCGCTGGCAACCATCGCATCGGTTTCCGGCGGCATCATCGGAGCGCTTGCACTCCTGATGCTTGCACCGCCGCTCGCCAAAGTCGCGCTTGCCTTCGGCCCCACGGAATATTTCTGGCTGGCAGTCTTTGGACTGACCCTCATTGCGGCCCTGTCTGTCGGCAATACGATAAAGGGACTGATCGGCGCCTGTATCGGCCTGTTCCTGTCGATGGTCGGCGTTGCCGTTGTCGGCGGAGACGTTCGCTATACCATGGGGATGCAGCGCTTCTTGTCGGGGATCGATCTGACTTCTGCAATCATCGGCCTTTATTGCGTGCCGGTGATCCTTGATCTCGTCGCGACCGCGGACCCGCACCTGAAACCCTCTGCCACCGGCGGCCTCAGGCTAATGGAAGGCACGCGCAAGGCGATCGCGAGTAAGTTCAATATCCTGCGATCCTCCATCATCGGTACCGTCATCGGCATTCTGCCGGGTGCAGGCGGTTCCATTGCAGGTCTTGTATCCTATTCCGAAGCTCGCCGTTCGTCGGGCGAGCCTGAAAGCTTCGGCAAGGGTAACCCCGAAGGTGTCATCGCGACGGAGGCCGCCAACAACGCGACTGTCGGAGGTGGCTTTATCCCGACACTGGTCCTCGGGATTCCGGGAACACCGCCGGATGCGATCATCCTGGGCGCTCTCCTGGTCCAGGGGATCAAGATAGGCCCGACACTGTTCACCACCGACGCACCAGTGGTCTACACCTTCATCTGGGGACTGCTGATAGCCACGGTGCTGATGCTGCCGGTGGGACTTCTGATCGGACGCTACGCCTACAATTCCATCATCAAGGTGCCGAAGTCCGTCCTTGCTCCGACCGTCGCTCTCCTGACGATCATCGGCTCCTTTGCGATCCATTCCAACGTGGAGGACTCTCAGCTCATGGTCGCGCTCGGGATCCTCGCCTGGATCCTGAACCGCTATGGCTTTCAGCCTTCGCCGATCGTGCTCGGTCTGGTACTCGGCTCGATCGCTGAACAGGGCTTCGTGCAGACCTGGCTCATCGGCAATGCATCCGGCCGTATTCCCGAAATGTTCTTCGGGCGTCCGATCAGCATCGGTATTATCTGCGTCGCGCTTCTGACGCTCCTTTTCCCGATCTGGTCGGAATGGAAGGCGAAACGCCGTCGCCAGCTCGAGGTAGCCGGTGCGGTGGTGGAGGACGCCGGCGCTGGGATCGAGCCCGAAGGAAAGACCCGCAACCTGCCATCAATGGTCATCGCCGCCCTCCTCATCGCGCTCGGCGTGTGGACCTACACCGCGGCCGGTAGCATGTCGCCATTGGGCTCGGTGTTTCCGAAAACCATATCCGTCGCCCTGATGGTCTTTTCCGCAATGCTGATCGTCCAGCACATCCGCCGTCCGACAGGCCCAGCAAGTACAAACCCGGCCTTTGACAGCGGCACCCGCCGCAGGACGGCACTCGGCGCGGTAATGATGGCGTGGGTCATTGCTATGCCTGGGATCGGCTTCCTTGCCACCAGCCTCGTTGCTTTCGGACTGATCATGGCGATCGCGGATTACGACCGTCCGGCGGTTCGTGTCTGGCTGATCTGGTCTGTCGCCGGCATAGCGATCTGTACGGGCTTCTGGTGGCTTATGGCGAATGTGTTGCTGTTGCGCATGCCCGCCGGACTGCTTTTCTGA
- a CDS encoding tartrate dehydrogenase codes for MSKRTHKIAAIGGDGIGVEVVDACLEVLDALAGRDGSFEFEVESFDWSTDRYKRTGEFMPKDGADRLRAFDAILFGAVGAPDVSDHLTLWGLRLSICQPLDQYANVRPTRVLPGIRSPLRHVNGGELDWVIVRENSEGEYAGQGGRSHPGLPLEVATDVSIFTRAGIERIMRFAFRLAQSRPRKLLTVVTKSNAQRHGMVLWDEIAAEIAREFPDVTWDKMLVDAMTVRMVMNPSSLDTIVATNLHADILSDLAAALSGSIGVAPTANLNPERDTPSMFEPIHGSAFDITGKGVANPVATFWTAAMMLEHLNEKPAAERLMQAVETVTADPSLHTPDLGGKATTRMVTDAVIAAIRGRND; via the coding sequence ATGAGCAAGAGAACGCACAAGATCGCCGCCATCGGCGGCGACGGGATAGGTGTGGAAGTCGTCGATGCTTGCCTGGAGGTGCTGGATGCGCTGGCCGGCCGAGACGGCAGCTTCGAATTCGAGGTCGAGAGCTTTGACTGGTCGACAGATCGCTACAAACGCACGGGCGAATTCATGCCCAAGGACGGCGCCGATCGGTTGCGGGCCTTCGATGCGATCCTCTTCGGTGCGGTCGGCGCACCCGATGTGTCCGATCACCTGACCCTCTGGGGACTGCGCCTGTCGATCTGCCAGCCGCTCGATCAGTACGCAAATGTCCGCCCGACCCGGGTCCTGCCCGGCATTCGGTCGCCCCTTCGTCATGTGAACGGCGGAGAGCTCGACTGGGTTATTGTTCGTGAGAACTCGGAAGGGGAGTATGCAGGACAGGGTGGTCGGTCCCACCCGGGCCTGCCGCTGGAAGTGGCAACGGATGTCTCGATTTTCACCCGTGCCGGTATTGAGCGTATCATGCGCTTTGCCTTCCGGCTGGCGCAAAGCCGCCCACGCAAGCTGCTGACCGTAGTGACGAAATCCAACGCGCAACGGCATGGCATGGTGCTCTGGGACGAGATCGCCGCCGAAATCGCACGAGAATTTCCCGACGTAACCTGGGACAAGATGCTGGTGGACGCCATGACCGTACGCATGGTGATGAACCCGTCCTCGCTGGATACGATCGTCGCGACCAACTTGCACGCAGATATTCTTTCCGATCTTGCCGCCGCTCTTTCCGGTTCGATCGGAGTCGCGCCGACAGCGAATCTGAACCCCGAACGGGACACGCCATCGATGTTCGAGCCGATCCACGGCAGTGCCTTCGACATCACCGGCAAGGGCGTCGCCAACCCGGTGGCGACTTTCTGGACGGCCGCGATGATGCTGGAGCACCTCAACGAAAAGCCGGCAGCCGAACGGCTGATGCAAGCGGTTGAAACCGTCACCGCCGATCCATCGCTGCACACGCCCGATCTTGGCGGTAAGGCCACCACGCGCATGGTCACCGACGCAGTCATCGCTGCAATCCGCGGCCGCAACGACTAG
- a CDS encoding tartrate dehydrogenase, with protein sequence MNNHLKIAVIPGDGIGKEVVPEGLRVLEAAAKRHGIGIDFDEFDFASCDYYAKHGQMMPDDWKSRIETHDALYFGAVGWPETVPDHVSLWGSLIQFRRQFDQYISLRPARLMPGVPCPLAGRAPGDIDMWIVRENTEGEYSSIGGKMFADTPREVVLQETVMSRIGVDRVLKYAFELAAKRPRKSLTSATKSNGISITMPYWDERVVEMAKAFPDVGVDKYHIDILTAHFVLNPDRFDVVVASNLFGDILSDLGPACTGTIGIAPSGNINPERTFPSLFEPVHGSAPDIAGKGIANPIGQIWAGAMMLDHLGHSEAASDIVAAIERVLAEQVLRTRDLGGTADTITCGKAVADALS encoded by the coding sequence ATGAACAATCATTTGAAAATCGCAGTTATTCCTGGAGATGGCATCGGAAAGGAGGTCGTTCCGGAGGGGCTCCGCGTTCTCGAAGCCGCCGCCAAACGGCACGGCATCGGCATTGATTTCGACGAATTCGACTTCGCGTCCTGTGACTATTACGCGAAGCACGGGCAGATGATGCCCGACGACTGGAAATCCAGGATCGAAACCCACGACGCCTTGTATTTCGGTGCGGTGGGGTGGCCCGAAACCGTTCCAGACCACGTATCGCTTTGGGGATCACTGATCCAGTTCCGCCGCCAGTTCGACCAATATATCAGCCTGCGTCCCGCCCGCCTCATGCCCGGAGTGCCTTGCCCGTTGGCGGGGCGTGCACCCGGCGACATCGACATGTGGATCGTGCGCGAGAATACCGAAGGCGAATATTCCTCGATCGGTGGCAAGATGTTTGCCGATACCCCGCGCGAGGTGGTCCTGCAGGAGACTGTCATGAGCCGGATCGGTGTGGACCGGGTCCTGAAATACGCTTTTGAACTGGCCGCGAAGCGTCCGCGCAAGAGTCTGACCTCGGCCACCAAGTCAAACGGCATCTCGATCACCATGCCCTATTGGGACGAGCGGGTTGTGGAGATGGCCAAGGCCTTTCCGGATGTCGGTGTCGACAAGTATCACATCGATATCCTAACGGCGCATTTCGTGCTGAACCCTGACAGGTTCGACGTGGTGGTTGCCTCCAACCTGTTCGGCGACATCCTCTCCGATCTTGGCCCGGCATGCACCGGAACCATCGGCATCGCTCCGTCCGGGAACATCAATCCGGAGCGGACATTCCCCTCGCTGTTCGAACCTGTCCACGGCTCGGCTCCCGATATCGCGGGCAAGGGAATTGCAAACCCGATCGGGCAGATCTGGGCCGGTGCCATGATGCTGGACCACCTGGGCCATAGCGAAGCCGCGTCTGACATTGTTGCTGCAATCGAACGGGTCTTGGCCGAACAGGTGCTCAGAACCCGCGATCTGGGCGGGACGGCGGATACGATAACCTGCGGCAAGGCGGTCGCCGATGCACTTTCCTGA
- a CDS encoding glycerate kinase type-2 family protein, which yields MHFPDKGVAKRSEGRRHRAVLKELFDVAVAAADPMRVVPSVLPPRPKGRVVVIGAGKASARMGEAVEAVWGACEGLILTRDGYTRELEGIEVVCASHPVPDRRGRAGTRRLLQLLDTCEEDDFVLALISGGGSALLTCPAGDITLEEEQELTRSLLASGAPISQMNTLRKHLSRAKGGRLAAAAWPARMLSLIISDVPGDDPAMVASGPTVADETSPEDARKIAAHWSIGLTASMHAVLASPAGTWPWAVPELSRVENVMIAAPAMSLDAARQHAARLGIRVRVLGDAIEGEARDVAADHAKTALEELAVLAPGETSLLLSGGECTVSRRGRGTGGPNAEFCLALACALEGAKGISAIACDTDGVDGAAEVAGAIIDETTPARARTLGVSMHAALDQNDSHSFFAALGDQVISGPTLTNVNDFRAILVSR from the coding sequence ATGCACTTTCCTGACAAGGGGGTGGCTAAACGTTCCGAAGGCCGCCGGCACCGCGCCGTCCTGAAGGAACTATTCGATGTTGCTGTCGCCGCTGCGGACCCGATGCGCGTCGTACCTTCCGTGTTGCCGCCGCGCCCGAAAGGGCGCGTCGTCGTCATTGGTGCCGGCAAGGCTTCCGCCAGGATGGGCGAGGCTGTCGAGGCGGTCTGGGGGGCTTGTGAAGGCCTGATCCTGACCCGCGACGGATACACCCGGGAGCTGGAGGGGATTGAAGTCGTTTGCGCCTCGCACCCGGTCCCGGACCGTCGCGGGCGAGCCGGAACGCGGCGTCTGCTTCAGCTTCTCGATACTTGCGAAGAGGATGATTTCGTCCTGGCTCTGATCTCGGGCGGAGGCTCCGCCCTTCTGACGTGTCCGGCTGGCGATATTACCCTCGAAGAAGAGCAGGAGCTGACCCGTTCGTTGCTCGCTTCGGGTGCGCCGATCTCGCAGATGAATACCCTGCGCAAGCACCTTTCCCGTGCCAAGGGAGGTCGTCTTGCTGCTGCAGCCTGGCCTGCCCGCATGCTGTCGCTGATCATCTCCGATGTTCCGGGAGACGATCCAGCAATGGTCGCCTCCGGCCCGACGGTTGCCGATGAAACGTCACCGGAAGACGCAAGGAAGATTGCCGCGCACTGGTCGATCGGGCTCACCGCGTCGATGCATGCCGTTCTTGCCAGTCCTGCGGGCACGTGGCCTTGGGCTGTGCCCGAATTGTCGCGGGTGGAAAATGTCATGATCGCCGCACCTGCCATGTCGCTCGACGCCGCAAGGCAACATGCGGCCCGGCTGGGCATTCGGGTCAGGGTGCTCGGAGATGCGATCGAAGGCGAGGCGCGTGATGTCGCAGCCGATCACGCGAAGACGGCACTCGAAGAACTTGCCGTCCTTGCGCCGGGCGAGACGTCCTTGCTGCTTTCGGGAGGCGAATGCACGGTCTCTAGGCGCGGCCGAGGAACCGGAGGACCGAACGCCGAATTCTGCCTCGCACTCGCCTGCGCGTTGGAAGGCGCGAAGGGCATCTCGGCCATTGCCTGCGATACGGACGGTGTCGACGGTGCAGCGGAGGTCGCCGGTGCGATAATCGACGAAACAACGCCAGCCCGTGCCCGGACACTGGGAGTGTCAATGCACGCAGCACTCGACCAGAATGACAGCCATTCCTTCTTTGCGGCGCTAGGCGACCAGGTTATTTCAGGCCCAACCCTGACGAACGTCAACGACTTCCGGGCAATTCTTGTTTCGCGATAA
- a CDS encoding TRAP transporter large permease, producing the protein MTDLTLGVLAFVALFGLMIFRTPVAFAMLIVGYFGMALQGGFRTAGAVLVTETYSSVTNYSLIVVPMFVLLGNVASAAGFSRGLYDAAYAWVGRFRGGLASASVLGCAAFSAVSGSSVATAVTIGKVALPEMRRLGYADGLSTGSIAAGGTLGFLIPPSTGFVLYAILTEESIGRLFMAGILPGLLMTALFMAAVWLTVLRKPEAGRPGDPMAFSDRLRILSAALPLIAVMVLSIGGIYAGVFTPVEASAIGAGLVILIALATGALTLKTFTGAVLETVQTSAMLYMIVIGANVLNPLLAVTKLPVAFSDLLTVLGFGPYGTLFLILMCYVVLGMFLDGLAMLVITLPIFFPIVLQQGFDPIWFGVVAVIVIEMGMITPPVGLNVFVIRSVARDVPMATIFKGVAPFLLAMILCLLLIICFPQIALLLPNSMFG; encoded by the coding sequence ATGACGGATCTGACGCTTGGTGTCCTGGCCTTCGTCGCCCTTTTCGGCCTGATGATATTCCGCACGCCGGTCGCGTTTGCCATGCTGATTGTCGGCTATTTCGGGATGGCCCTTCAGGGAGGGTTTCGCACCGCCGGTGCCGTTCTGGTCACAGAGACCTACTCCTCGGTCACCAACTATTCGCTGATAGTTGTGCCGATGTTCGTCCTCCTCGGCAATGTGGCTTCCGCGGCGGGCTTCAGTCGCGGGCTTTACGATGCCGCCTATGCCTGGGTCGGCCGGTTCCGTGGAGGGCTCGCTTCGGCCTCCGTGCTCGGCTGCGCAGCCTTTTCCGCAGTCAGCGGCTCTTCCGTTGCGACCGCTGTCACTATCGGTAAAGTCGCCCTGCCGGAAATGCGCCGCCTTGGCTATGCAGACGGTCTCTCCACCGGTTCGATTGCTGCCGGTGGCACGCTCGGTTTCCTCATCCCGCCCTCTACAGGCTTCGTGCTCTATGCCATCCTGACGGAGGAATCGATCGGCCGCCTCTTCATGGCTGGCATTCTGCCGGGCCTCCTGATGACTGCTCTATTCATGGCGGCCGTCTGGCTGACTGTGCTGAGAAAGCCGGAGGCAGGCCGCCCAGGCGATCCGATGGCCTTTTCCGACCGCTTGCGCATTCTCAGTGCCGCGCTGCCGCTGATCGCTGTCATGGTGCTCTCCATTGGTGGAATCTATGCCGGGGTTTTCACCCCCGTAGAAGCCTCAGCCATCGGCGCCGGGCTCGTAATCCTGATCGCCCTTGCCACAGGGGCGCTCACGCTCAAGACATTCACAGGCGCAGTCCTGGAAACCGTACAGACCTCGGCGATGCTCTACATGATCGTCATCGGCGCCAATGTGCTCAATCCACTGCTCGCCGTCACCAAATTGCCGGTCGCCTTCTCCGATCTCCTGACCGTGCTCGGCTTTGGTCCCTATGGAACGCTGTTTCTGATCCTGATGTGCTACGTGGTGCTCGGCATGTTCCTGGACGGGCTCGCCATGCTGGTGATCACGCTGCCGATCTTCTTTCCCATCGTGCTGCAGCAGGGCTTCGATCCGATCTGGTTCGGCGTTGTCGCAGTGATCGTCATAGAGATGGGCATGATCACGCCGCCAGTGGGCCTCAACGTCTTCGTCATTCGCAGCGTCGCCCGGGATGTGCCGATGGCAACGATCTTCAAGGGTGTTGCTCCCTTCCTGTTGGCGATGATCCTCTGTCTGTTGCTGATCATTTGCTTTCCGCAGATTGCATTGCTTTTACCAAACAGCATGTTCGGATAA
- a CDS encoding TRAP transporter small permease — translation MSPISKKAWPALVDRATLALAALAGLFLLFLVGLVFVAVLLRYVAQSPILGINEIVQLVAVAIVMLALPWCTDRNGHVRADVFDRAIGRAGRFSGDLFSRCFSTFVLSVLVYRSWLKLLDAREFEDVTNMLSLPIWPFYGMMVAGMGLCVFVLVLQIAVILMTGEEMK, via the coding sequence ATGTCTCCCATTTCCAAAAAGGCCTGGCCGGCACTTGTCGACCGGGCCACTCTGGCCCTCGCTGCGCTCGCCGGTCTGTTCCTGCTCTTCCTGGTCGGTCTTGTCTTCGTGGCGGTATTGCTGCGCTACGTGGCTCAGAGCCCGATCCTCGGCATCAACGAGATCGTGCAACTGGTTGCAGTCGCCATCGTCATGCTGGCGCTACCCTGGTGCACAGATCGCAATGGGCATGTGCGTGCCGATGTCTTCGATCGTGCCATCGGACGTGCCGGCCGTTTCTCCGGCGACCTCTTCTCAAGATGTTTCAGCACCTTCGTGCTCTCCGTACTGGTCTACCGCTCCTGGCTGAAACTGCTTGATGCGCGCGAGTTCGAGGATGTCACCAACATGCTCTCCCTGCCGATCTGGCCCTTCTACGGGATGATGGTCGCAGGCATGGGCCTCTGTGTTTTCGTGCTGGTTCTCCAGATCGCCGTCATTCTGATGACGGGTGAGGAAATGAAATGA
- a CDS encoding TRAP transporter substrate-binding protein: MKISKALTGAALALGLFANAAQASELKFANFMPPANPYQAGAFEPFAEKLAAATNNEITVHIYAGGELGPGPVEQFSRAVDGVADFAVGLPGYTASQFPVTLLTELPGVIDEETGTEVIWKNIALFKPEFKRAVLVSLWSNADNVLYTREKPVRTPDDVKGLKIRVPSRNAGLLVEAWGATPVSMPVPEIYNALQTGVIDGALIDGTGTKAFKLGEVSKYLTVGFDTTISPFFIVMNRDSFASLNDEQKAAIEEIGKEISVTANAVQLAAAHKGIDAFAEMDGKQVIRLSDEEAAAFNALADEARAKAIEEATASGIAAGDVVSALQAQ, encoded by the coding sequence ATGAAAATATCCAAGGCACTTACCGGGGCTGCGCTGGCACTCGGCCTTTTTGCAAACGCCGCCCAGGCGAGCGAGCTGAAATTCGCCAATTTCATGCCGCCGGCCAACCCCTACCAGGCAGGCGCCTTCGAGCCCTTTGCCGAGAAGCTGGCTGCCGCCACCAACAACGAGATCACCGTTCACATCTATGCTGGTGGTGAACTCGGTCCGGGTCCGGTTGAGCAATTCTCCCGCGCCGTGGACGGTGTAGCGGATTTTGCGGTCGGCCTGCCTGGCTATACCGCCTCCCAGTTCCCGGTGACGCTGCTGACCGAACTTCCCGGCGTCATCGACGAAGAGACCGGCACGGAAGTCATCTGGAAGAACATCGCTCTCTTCAAGCCCGAATTCAAACGCGCCGTTCTCGTCAGCCTCTGGTCCAATGCCGACAACGTGCTCTACACCCGCGAAAAGCCGGTGCGCACACCAGACGATGTCAAGGGTCTGAAGATCCGTGTGCCTTCACGCAACGCGGGTCTGCTGGTCGAGGCCTGGGGTGCAACGCCTGTCTCGATGCCGGTTCCGGAGATCTACAATGCGCTGCAGACGGGGGTTATCGATGGAGCACTCATTGACGGGACCGGCACCAAGGCCTTCAAGCTTGGGGAAGTCTCCAAGTATCTCACTGTCGGCTTCGATACGACCATTTCCCCCTTCTTCATCGTCATGAACCGCGACAGCTTCGCCTCCCTGAACGATGAACAGAAGGCGGCTATCGAGGAGATCGGCAAGGAGATTTCCGTGACCGCGAACGCGGTACAGCTGGCCGCGGCTCACAAGGGCATCGACGCCTTTGCCGAGATGGATGGCAAGCAGGTCATTCGCCTGTCCGACGAAGAGGCTGCTGCCTTCAACGCGCTTGCCGACGAGGCTCGTGCCAAGGCTATCGAAGAAGCCACTGCCAGCGGTATTGCCGCCGGTGATGTCGTCTCCGCACTGCAGGCGCAGTAG